In Penaeus chinensis breed Huanghai No. 1 chromosome 2, ASM1920278v2, whole genome shotgun sequence, the following proteins share a genomic window:
- the LOC125033298 gene encoding sodium-dependent nutrient amino acid transporter 1-like isoform X2 → MEMINGKAKGTINPGFEGDEKKSKDEGKVEVDLAANTEASEEPSRDQWSNPIEFLLSCIAMSVGLGNVWRFPFVALENGGGAFLIPYILVLLFIGKPLYYMELCLGQFASSGSVRVWDLAPAFRGVGYGQAVATWAVVTYYVSLMALTVFYFFGSFSSVLPWSVCPPDVQLDCVSKDDNVTALGLNVSTVVSSADEYFKNEVLQSDPNGLDNGIDAPEWRLSLCLLFSWIVLFVILAKGVQGSGKVAYFTALFPYLVLFIMLIRGATLPGSLDGIMFFITPRWEKLLDPGVWYAAVNQSFFSLSVGFGSIIMFSSYNSFRHNVYRDAAIISVTDTLTSLLAGFTTFAILGHLAHLLGIPLKDVVKSDGTSLAFISYPEVLSRFDWAPQLFAVLFFLMLFTLGVGSASALTGCIITIICDEFPSLKRWIVTLAVCVCGFLLGLFYVTPQGQYILTLIDYYGAGFIIFILAITEVAAVQWVYGINNFCRDVEFMLNRKTGIYWKFCWAFLIPVLLAFIFIYGQYKAEPLKASGYVFGSGANAFGVCIAIFACLLIPIFFVVEVMRRRDEADSLLEAMRNTLKPNADWCPKDPILRREYQQFKASHEKPELQGIDNPLPPVASSLSLASQNTTGYAAPVTQYNTSV, encoded by the exons GCTTCCGAAGAACCCTCAAGGGACCAGTGGTCGAACCCCATCGAGTTCCTTCTGTCTTGCATCGCCATGTCCGTCGGCCTCGGGAACGTGTGGCGGTTCCCCTTCGTGGCCTTGGAGAACGGCGGGGGGGCGTTCCTCATCCCGTACATCCTCGTCCTTTTGTTCATCGGCAAACCCCTCTATTACATGGAACTTTGTCTCGGCCAGTTCGCCTCGTCGGGATCGGTGAGGGTGTGGGACCTTGCGCCAGCCTTCCGAG gCGTTGGATATGGACAAGCTGTTGCTACGTGGGCTGTTGTGACATATTACGTGTCTCTGATGGCCCTCaccgtcttctacttcttcgggTCCTTCTCCAGCGTGTTGCCGTGGTCGGTGTGTCCTCCCGACGTCCAGTTAGACTGCGTCTCCAAGGACGACAATGTCACTGCCCTTGGACTCAATGTTTCGACTGTCGTGTCCTCCGCGGATGAATATTTCAA GAACGAGGTCCTGCAGTCCGACCCCAACGGCCTCGATAACGGCATCGACGCCCCCGAATGgcgtctctccctctgcctcctgttCTCCTGGATCGTCCTCTTCGTCATCCTGGCAAAGGGCGTCCAGGGCTCGGGAAAGGTGGCTTATTTCACagccctcttcccctacctcgtCCTCTTCATCATGCTAATCAGGGGCGCCACGCTCCCCGGCTCGCTCGACGGCATCATGTTCTTCATTACGCCCCGCTGGGAAAAGCTCCTTGACCCCGGG GTGTGGTACGCCGCCGTAAACCAGTCCTTCTTCAGCTTGTCCGTGGGCTTTGGCTCCATCATCATGTTCTCGTCGTACAACTCCTTCCGCCACAACGTCTACCGCGACGCCGCCATCATCTCCGTGACCGACACCCTGACCTCACTTTTGGCCGGCTTCACTACCTTCGCCATCCTGGGCCACCTCGCTCACCTTCTGGGGATCCCGCTCAAGGATGTCGTCAAGAGCGACGGCACCTCCCTGGCCTTCATCAGCTACCCGGAGGTGCTCTCGCGCTTCGACTGGGCGCCGCAGCTGTTCGCCGTCTTGTTCTTCCTCATGCTGTTCACTCTCGGGGTGGGAAGCGCCTCGGCCCTCACCGGctgcatcattaccatcatctgcGACGAATTCCCCTCCTTAAAGAGGTGGATCGTGACCCTCGCCGTGTGTGTCTGCGGCTTCCTGCTCGGCCTTTTCTACGTGACTCCTCAGGGACAGTACATCCTCACGCTCATCGACTACTACGGCGCC ggtttcatcatcttcatcctggcCATCACCGAAGTGGCTGCCGTCCAGTGGGTGTACGGCATCAATAACTTCTGCCGAGATGTCGAATTCATGCTGAATAGGAAGACCGGCATCTACTGGAAGTTCTGCTGGGCTTTCCTCATCCCCGTCCTGCTggccttcatcttcatctacggACAGTACAAAGCCGAGCCTCTGAAAGCTTCCGGCTACGTCTTCGGCTCCGGTGCTAATG cctTCGGTGTCTGCATCGCGATCTTCGCCTGcctcctcatccccatcttcTTCGTGGTGGAGGTCATGCGCCGCCGAGACGAGGCCGACTCCCTTCTGGAGGCCATGAGGAACACCCTCAAGCCCAACGCCGACTGGTGCCCCAAGGACCCCATCCTCCGCCGGGAGTACCAGCAGTTCAAGGCGTCGCACGAGAAGCCCGAGTTGCAGGGCATCGACAACCCCCTTCCTCCTGTGGCCTCGTCGTTGTCCTTGGCCTCGCAGAACACCACGGGATATGCCGCCCCCGTCACACAGTACAACACTAGCGTCTAA
- the LOC125033298 gene encoding sodium-dependent nutrient amino acid transporter 1-like isoform X1, with protein MKLPIDSVVSKVMFWKGEGTINPGFEGDEKKSKDEGKVEVDLAANTEASEEPSRDQWSNPIEFLLSCIAMSVGLGNVWRFPFVALENGGGAFLIPYILVLLFIGKPLYYMELCLGQFASSGSVRVWDLAPAFRGVGYGQAVATWAVVTYYVSLMALTVFYFFGSFSSVLPWSVCPPDVQLDCVSKDDNVTALGLNVSTVVSSADEYFKNEVLQSDPNGLDNGIDAPEWRLSLCLLFSWIVLFVILAKGVQGSGKVAYFTALFPYLVLFIMLIRGATLPGSLDGIMFFITPRWEKLLDPGVWYAAVNQSFFSLSVGFGSIIMFSSYNSFRHNVYRDAAIISVTDTLTSLLAGFTTFAILGHLAHLLGIPLKDVVKSDGTSLAFISYPEVLSRFDWAPQLFAVLFFLMLFTLGVGSASALTGCIITIICDEFPSLKRWIVTLAVCVCGFLLGLFYVTPQGQYILTLIDYYGAGFIIFILAITEVAAVQWVYGINNFCRDVEFMLNRKTGIYWKFCWAFLIPVLLAFIFIYGQYKAEPLKASGYVFGSGANAFGVCIAIFACLLIPIFFVVEVMRRRDEADSLLEAMRNTLKPNADWCPKDPILRREYQQFKASHEKPELQGIDNPLPPVASSLSLASQNTTGYAAPVTQYNTSV; from the exons GCTTCCGAAGAACCCTCAAGGGACCAGTGGTCGAACCCCATCGAGTTCCTTCTGTCTTGCATCGCCATGTCCGTCGGCCTCGGGAACGTGTGGCGGTTCCCCTTCGTGGCCTTGGAGAACGGCGGGGGGGCGTTCCTCATCCCGTACATCCTCGTCCTTTTGTTCATCGGCAAACCCCTCTATTACATGGAACTTTGTCTCGGCCAGTTCGCCTCGTCGGGATCGGTGAGGGTGTGGGACCTTGCGCCAGCCTTCCGAG gCGTTGGATATGGACAAGCTGTTGCTACGTGGGCTGTTGTGACATATTACGTGTCTCTGATGGCCCTCaccgtcttctacttcttcgggTCCTTCTCCAGCGTGTTGCCGTGGTCGGTGTGTCCTCCCGACGTCCAGTTAGACTGCGTCTCCAAGGACGACAATGTCACTGCCCTTGGACTCAATGTTTCGACTGTCGTGTCCTCCGCGGATGAATATTTCAA GAACGAGGTCCTGCAGTCCGACCCCAACGGCCTCGATAACGGCATCGACGCCCCCGAATGgcgtctctccctctgcctcctgttCTCCTGGATCGTCCTCTTCGTCATCCTGGCAAAGGGCGTCCAGGGCTCGGGAAAGGTGGCTTATTTCACagccctcttcccctacctcgtCCTCTTCATCATGCTAATCAGGGGCGCCACGCTCCCCGGCTCGCTCGACGGCATCATGTTCTTCATTACGCCCCGCTGGGAAAAGCTCCTTGACCCCGGG GTGTGGTACGCCGCCGTAAACCAGTCCTTCTTCAGCTTGTCCGTGGGCTTTGGCTCCATCATCATGTTCTCGTCGTACAACTCCTTCCGCCACAACGTCTACCGCGACGCCGCCATCATCTCCGTGACCGACACCCTGACCTCACTTTTGGCCGGCTTCACTACCTTCGCCATCCTGGGCCACCTCGCTCACCTTCTGGGGATCCCGCTCAAGGATGTCGTCAAGAGCGACGGCACCTCCCTGGCCTTCATCAGCTACCCGGAGGTGCTCTCGCGCTTCGACTGGGCGCCGCAGCTGTTCGCCGTCTTGTTCTTCCTCATGCTGTTCACTCTCGGGGTGGGAAGCGCCTCGGCCCTCACCGGctgcatcattaccatcatctgcGACGAATTCCCCTCCTTAAAGAGGTGGATCGTGACCCTCGCCGTGTGTGTCTGCGGCTTCCTGCTCGGCCTTTTCTACGTGACTCCTCAGGGACAGTACATCCTCACGCTCATCGACTACTACGGCGCC ggtttcatcatcttcatcctggcCATCACCGAAGTGGCTGCCGTCCAGTGGGTGTACGGCATCAATAACTTCTGCCGAGATGTCGAATTCATGCTGAATAGGAAGACCGGCATCTACTGGAAGTTCTGCTGGGCTTTCCTCATCCCCGTCCTGCTggccttcatcttcatctacggACAGTACAAAGCCGAGCCTCTGAAAGCTTCCGGCTACGTCTTCGGCTCCGGTGCTAATG cctTCGGTGTCTGCATCGCGATCTTCGCCTGcctcctcatccccatcttcTTCGTGGTGGAGGTCATGCGCCGCCGAGACGAGGCCGACTCCCTTCTGGAGGCCATGAGGAACACCCTCAAGCCCAACGCCGACTGGTGCCCCAAGGACCCCATCCTCCGCCGGGAGTACCAGCAGTTCAAGGCGTCGCACGAGAAGCCCGAGTTGCAGGGCATCGACAACCCCCTTCCTCCTGTGGCCTCGTCGTTGTCCTTGGCCTCGCAGAACACCACGGGATATGCCGCCCCCGTCACACAGTACAACACTAGCGTCTAA